From Cellulomonas dongxiuzhuiae, the proteins below share one genomic window:
- a CDS encoding glycosyltransferase has translation MRIAVVSAHLPPNLTSGGTLVPQRLAHGLAGRGHDVRLYGGHLSEGEALESWNEVDGAGVPVRWIRITPFTSWSDPLNSVNPGAEGDFARWLKEHPADVVHLHALQTLGAGLVTVAAATGARVVVTMHDFWWTCARQFLVAPDLTPCSLAVSCGACPCAVDHAWLERRNAELGRHLARADLVLVPSRTAAAVMIANGVDERRVRVDENGLPPDSVPREVVRTPADRVRFLFAGGSDPMKGLPVLLDALAQVPAGGWSIDLHGVDAGAVAGLGEHVQARPSYAPGELAEVLSAHDVLVLPSIMRESHSILTREALGAGLAVLCTDTLGPEEVVVDGVNGVVVPAADPAALAGALRALVDDPAAVRRMQEVAPQVSVRTLEDQVTGLERVYDEMLAPLPAGPLRAVPTVNRVLFVAGIQGAPLRYRAHLPAEGLRTLGVHTDVRHYRDPEVPALADRADAVVLYRVPATRQVLDLVAQVRARPRAVPVLFDVDDLIVDPGLRGSVHGLEGMGQADLDLWWRGVARYRTTLEAADAYVGSTAALCADVHALTGMPVHRFANGVGAALGRLSERATTRPRTPGPLRIGYFSGTTTHDADWALVERAVVEVLRRHPDVELWLGGHLRTGAALEPVARRVHRLPMLPWTELPGRLRDVDVNLAPLVLDSRFNEAKSAIKWLEAALVGTPTVASPTEPFRESIQDGVTGHLAADHDAWIAALERLLCDEHHRTLVGSRARRSALLRWSPERQGHRYRELLEDAALHVVTHERRTSTWEPVADDEPASPVGGWIEQYPPDEGAVVHLPAWRLRLAAAGRVYRAGGARAVASKVAARVRAPH, from the coding sequence GTGCGCATCGCTGTCGTGTCGGCTCATCTCCCACCGAACCTCACGAGCGGCGGCACCCTCGTGCCGCAGCGCCTCGCCCACGGGCTCGCCGGGCGGGGGCACGACGTACGGCTCTACGGCGGCCACCTGTCCGAGGGCGAGGCCCTGGAGTCGTGGAACGAGGTCGACGGGGCCGGCGTGCCGGTGCGTTGGATCCGCATCACGCCCTTCACGTCCTGGTCCGACCCGCTCAACAGCGTGAACCCCGGCGCCGAGGGCGACTTCGCGCGCTGGCTCAAGGAGCACCCCGCCGACGTCGTCCACCTGCACGCGCTGCAGACGCTGGGCGCCGGGCTCGTCACGGTCGCGGCCGCGACGGGTGCGCGGGTCGTGGTGACGATGCACGACTTCTGGTGGACGTGCGCACGCCAGTTCCTCGTCGCGCCGGACCTCACGCCGTGCTCGCTCGCCGTCTCGTGCGGCGCGTGCCCGTGCGCGGTCGACCACGCCTGGCTCGAGCGCCGCAACGCGGAGCTCGGGAGGCACCTCGCGCGCGCCGACCTGGTGCTCGTGCCGTCGAGGACCGCGGCCGCGGTCATGATCGCCAACGGGGTCGACGAGCGCCGGGTGCGGGTCGACGAGAACGGACTGCCGCCGGACTCGGTCCCGCGCGAGGTCGTGCGCACGCCGGCGGACCGCGTGCGCTTCCTGTTCGCCGGCGGGTCGGACCCGATGAAGGGGCTGCCGGTGCTCCTCGACGCGCTGGCCCAGGTGCCGGCCGGTGGCTGGAGCATCGACCTGCATGGCGTCGACGCGGGCGCCGTCGCAGGGCTGGGAGAGCACGTCCAGGCGCGGCCGTCGTACGCGCCGGGCGAGCTCGCGGAGGTGCTGTCCGCGCACGACGTCCTCGTGCTGCCGTCGATCATGCGCGAGTCCCACTCGATCCTCACGCGTGAAGCGCTCGGCGCCGGTCTGGCGGTGCTGTGCACGGACACCCTCGGCCCCGAGGAGGTGGTCGTCGACGGCGTCAACGGCGTGGTCGTCCCGGCGGCGGACCCCGCGGCGCTGGCCGGTGCGCTGCGCGCGCTCGTCGACGACCCCGCCGCGGTGCGGCGCATGCAGGAGGTCGCGCCGCAGGTGAGCGTGCGCACGCTCGAGGACCAGGTGACCGGCCTCGAGCGGGTGTACGACGAGATGCTCGCGCCGCTGCCGGCCGGGCCGCTCCGGGCGGTGCCCACGGTCAACCGGGTGCTGTTCGTCGCAGGCATCCAGGGGGCACCGCTGCGGTACCGTGCCCATCTGCCGGCGGAAGGGCTGCGCACGCTCGGCGTGCACACCGACGTGCGGCACTACCGCGACCCCGAGGTACCCGCCCTGGCCGACCGGGCCGACGCGGTCGTGCTCTACCGTGTGCCGGCCACACGTCAGGTGCTCGACCTCGTGGCGCAGGTGCGGGCGCGCCCGCGCGCGGTCCCCGTCCTGTTCGACGTGGACGACCTCATCGTCGACCCCGGACTGCGAGGCTCGGTGCACGGGCTCGAGGGCATGGGGCAGGCCGACCTCGACCTCTGGTGGCGGGGCGTCGCGCGGTACCGCACGACGCTCGAGGCCGCGGACGCCTACGTCGGCAGCACCGCGGCGCTGTGTGCTGACGTGCACGCGTTGACCGGCATGCCCGTGCACCGGTTCGCCAACGGCGTCGGCGCGGCGCTCGGCCGCCTCAGCGAGCGCGCGACGACCCGGCCGCGCACCCCGGGCCCGCTGCGCATCGGCTACTTCTCCGGCACCACGACGCACGACGCCGACTGGGCACTGGTGGAGCGGGCGGTCGTCGAGGTGCTGCGTCGGCACCCCGACGTGGAGCTGTGGCTCGGCGGGCACCTGCGCACCGGGGCGGCGCTCGAGCCGGTCGCGCGGCGGGTGCACCGCCTCCCGATGCTGCCGTGGACCGAGCTGCCCGGGCGGCTGCGCGACGTGGACGTCAACCTCGCGCCGTTGGTGCTCGACAGCCGGTTCAACGAGGCCAAGTCCGCCATCAAGTGGCTCGAGGCGGCGCTCGTCGGGACGCCGACCGTCGCCTCGCCCACCGAGCCCTTCCGGGAGAGCATCCAGGACGGCGTGACGGGGCACCTCGCGGCTGATCACGACGCGTGGATCGCAGCGCTCGAGCGCTTGCTCTGCGACGAGCACCACCGCACGCTGGTCGGTAGCCGCGCGCGTCGGTCCGCGCTGCTGCGCTGGTCACCGGAGCGGCAGGGGCACCGCTACCGGGAGCTCCTCGAGGACGCCGCTCTGCACGTCGTGACGCACGAGCGCCGCACCAGCACCTGGGAGCCGGTCGCGGACGACGAGCCGGCCAGCCCTGTCGGCGGGTGGATCGAGCAGTACCCGCCGGACGAGGGCGCCGTCGTGCACCTGCCGGCCTGGCGCCTGCGGCTCGCGGCCGCGGGACGCGTCTACCGGGCGGGAGGGGCGCGGGCCGTGGCGTCGAAGGTCGCCGCGCGGGTGCGTGCGCCGCACTGA
- a CDS encoding glycosyltransferase — translation MTPHLSLLLDVGDDLNAALAGIESTELVRDARDGSELLVATRHPTGRLLPWLRELVLDEADAARRLEALLAAATGTWIAVLGPGDRLEPGGLEAVGERLRATPDVDVLYTDEQWPAPGAEGIFTKPRWSLEYERGIDYLGRLCAVRRDLAVAAGGFTGGTDGPAPAGALEWDLHLRCVERTDSVAHLPVVAVTRPAAPPVDDATWDAGLAVVARHLARTGQDATTARAAYPGGVVVERLLPRPPLVSVVVPTGGGRRVVGGTEHLLVERCVRGLVERTDYPAWELVLVTSHGTDPSVAATVRAVVGEDRLVVVEVPGPFNFSRSVNHGVAGARGELVLLLNDDVEPIEPGWLTRMVSVASDPTIGAVGARLVLEDGRLQHVGIVANDDWVASHVLMFEPDGRSHFGLGTLDTDFDAATGACLLLRRDLYAQVGGLDEDLPLNFNDVELCFKVRRTGLRVVVTPLAHLHHYESSTREAAVRDEELAHMERFWRWLTWSDPWVNTRSTA, via the coding sequence ATGACACCACACCTGTCGCTCCTGCTCGACGTCGGCGACGACCTCAACGCCGCCCTGGCCGGGATCGAGTCGACCGAGCTCGTGCGGGACGCGCGCGACGGCTCGGAGCTCCTCGTCGCCACGCGTCATCCCACCGGCCGACTCCTGCCGTGGCTGCGCGAGCTGGTGCTCGACGAGGCGGACGCGGCACGCCGCCTCGAGGCGCTTCTCGCGGCCGCGACGGGGACCTGGATCGCCGTCCTGGGCCCGGGCGACCGGCTCGAGCCTGGTGGGCTGGAGGCCGTCGGCGAGCGCCTGCGCGCCACGCCCGACGTCGACGTCCTCTACACCGATGAGCAGTGGCCCGCGCCGGGCGCGGAAGGCATCTTCACCAAGCCACGGTGGTCGCTCGAGTACGAGCGCGGCATCGACTACCTCGGGCGGCTGTGCGCCGTCCGGCGCGACCTGGCCGTCGCAGCTGGCGGGTTCACCGGTGGCACGGACGGGCCGGCCCCCGCGGGGGCGCTGGAGTGGGATCTGCACCTGCGATGCGTCGAGCGGACCGACAGCGTCGCGCACCTGCCCGTCGTCGCGGTGACGCGACCGGCGGCGCCACCGGTCGACGACGCCACCTGGGACGCCGGTCTCGCGGTCGTCGCGCGGCACCTGGCCCGGACGGGCCAGGACGCGACGACGGCGCGTGCCGCGTATCCGGGCGGCGTGGTCGTCGAACGCCTTCTGCCACGACCGCCGCTCGTGTCCGTCGTCGTCCCGACCGGCGGTGGCCGGAGGGTGGTCGGCGGCACGGAGCACCTGCTCGTCGAGCGGTGCGTGCGCGGGCTGGTCGAGCGGACGGATTACCCGGCGTGGGAGCTCGTCCTCGTGACGTCGCACGGCACCGACCCGTCCGTCGCCGCTACCGTGCGCGCCGTCGTGGGCGAGGACCGCCTGGTGGTGGTAGAGGTCCCCGGTCCGTTCAACTTCTCGCGCTCCGTCAACCACGGCGTCGCGGGCGCCCGGGGCGAGCTGGTCCTCCTCCTCAACGACGACGTGGAACCGATCGAGCCGGGCTGGCTGACCCGCATGGTCTCCGTCGCGTCGGACCCGACCATCGGGGCTGTGGGTGCCCGCCTGGTCCTCGAGGACGGCCGCCTGCAGCACGTCGGCATCGTGGCGAACGACGACTGGGTGGCCTCGCACGTCCTGATGTTCGAGCCCGACGGGCGCTCGCACTTCGGCCTGGGCACGCTCGACACCGACTTCGACGCCGCGACCGGTGCTTGCCTGCTGCTGCGCCGCGACCTGTACGCGCAGGTCGGGGGCCTCGACGAGGACCTGCCGCTCAATTTCAACGACGTCGAGCTCTGCTTCAAGGTGCGGCGTACGGGCCTGCGGGTGGTGGTCACGCCGCTGGCGCACCTGCACCACTACGAGTCGTCGACGCGGGAGGCTGCAGTGCGCGACGAGGAGCTGGCGCACATGGAACGGTTCTGGCGCTGGCTCACGTGGTCCGACCCCTGGGTCAACACCCGCTCGACGGCGTAG
- a CDS encoding glycosyltransferase family 2 protein yields the protein MADGGVRVAAVVVTYQPRQDALTALLTAVAPQVAAVVVVDNGSSAPWLEERVTTHGGALLRLGANLGIAAAQNRGCDAVRAVGATHVLLLDQDSVPAPDMVQVLVAATAAAHARGDGRVAAVGATGRDDRDGEPPFVYAARRWGPRRIDLPDVPGTLVEVGFLIASGTLVDVAALDAVGPMDEGMFIDHVDLEWGVRARRAGWHLYAVVGAELRHELGETPRAVPGRSRTVHVQSVVRNYYMTRNTIRLVRTRNLMPAAWRWGYLWWITKYVVYYTLAVAPRRVRVPLMLRGLRDGVLGRSGPLPGR from the coding sequence ATGGCTGACGGCGGCGTCCGCGTCGCCGCGGTCGTCGTCACCTACCAGCCCCGCCAGGACGCCCTCACGGCTCTCCTGACCGCCGTCGCGCCGCAGGTGGCTGCCGTCGTCGTGGTCGACAACGGCAGCTCGGCCCCGTGGCTAGAGGAACGGGTGACGACGCACGGTGGCGCGCTCCTGCGGCTGGGGGCCAACCTCGGCATCGCGGCGGCGCAGAACCGCGGGTGCGACGCGGTGCGCGCCGTGGGTGCCACGCACGTGCTGCTGCTCGACCAGGACTCGGTCCCGGCTCCGGACATGGTGCAGGTGCTCGTGGCGGCCACCGCGGCGGCGCACGCGCGCGGCGACGGCCGCGTGGCGGCCGTCGGGGCCACCGGCCGCGACGACCGGGACGGTGAGCCGCCCTTCGTCTACGCCGCTCGCCGCTGGGGTCCGCGGCGCATCGACCTGCCGGACGTCCCGGGCACGTTGGTCGAGGTCGGCTTCCTCATCGCGTCGGGCACGCTGGTCGATGTGGCGGCGCTCGACGCCGTCGGGCCGATGGACGAGGGCATGTTCATCGACCACGTCGACCTCGAATGGGGCGTGCGCGCGCGCCGCGCCGGCTGGCACCTGTACGCCGTCGTGGGCGCCGAGCTGCGGCACGAGCTCGGGGAGACGCCGCGCGCCGTGCCCGGCCGCAGCCGCACCGTGCACGTGCAGTCGGTGGTGCGCAACTACTACATGACGCGCAACACGATCCGCCTGGTGCGCACGCGGAACCTGATGCCCGCCGCGTGGCGATGGGGCTACCTCTGGTGGATCACGAAGTACGTCGTGTACTACACGCTCGCGGTCGCCCCGCGGCGCGTGCGGGTGCCGCTGATGCTGCGCGGTCTGCGCGACGGTGTGCTCGGGCGCTCAGGTCCGCTGCCGGGGCGCTGA
- a CDS encoding class I SAM-dependent methyltransferase, translating to MTDALGIDNDGERMIPAFHRPSLLYAEHLTRYLAAAEIVRGKRVLDIASGSGYGCSLLAGTAASVVGVDVSEVAVSYAARTYGAGNLEFRHGDAEKIPLEDDSVDVVVTFETIEHVADYHRFVAEIDRVLAPGGIALVSTPNDLEFVEGNHFHLHEFVYDELLELLAPHFGHISPYFQATWQAVAIGTLEQFATEGVVQAEIHNLAPLERDQYLYFYLVCSREPTDATVPSVLALGGHHSDRAIQQRDLGTQGRIDALQTALAQAHRDLAQAYHDLDTVRATRSHRIATGLSSVAGRLRLARR from the coding sequence ATGACGGACGCTCTAGGCATCGACAACGACGGCGAGCGGATGATCCCCGCGTTCCACCGGCCTTCGCTGCTGTACGCCGAGCATCTGACGCGCTACCTCGCCGCCGCCGAGATCGTCCGCGGCAAGCGCGTCCTCGACATCGCGAGCGGGTCCGGCTACGGCTGCAGCCTGCTCGCGGGCACCGCCGCGTCGGTCGTCGGCGTCGACGTCAGCGAGGTCGCCGTGAGCTACGCCGCGCGCACCTACGGTGCGGGGAATCTCGAGTTCCGGCACGGGGACGCGGAGAAGATCCCGCTCGAGGACGACAGCGTTGACGTCGTCGTGACGTTCGAGACCATCGAGCACGTCGCGGACTACCACCGGTTCGTCGCCGAGATCGACCGCGTCCTCGCCCCCGGTGGCATCGCGCTCGTCTCGACGCCGAACGACCTGGAGTTCGTCGAGGGCAACCACTTCCACCTGCACGAGTTCGTGTACGACGAGCTCCTCGAGCTTCTCGCCCCGCACTTCGGGCACATCAGCCCGTACTTCCAGGCGACGTGGCAGGCCGTGGCCATCGGTACCCTGGAGCAGTTCGCGACCGAGGGCGTCGTCCAGGCCGAGATCCACAACCTCGCACCGCTCGAGCGCGACCAGTACCTGTACTTCTACCTGGTGTGCTCCCGCGAGCCGACGGACGCGACCGTGCCGTCCGTCCTCGCCCTGGGCGGTCACCACTCGGACCGTGCGATTCAGCAGCGCGACCTCGGCACGCAGGGCCGCATCGACGCGCTCCAGACCGCCCTCGCCCAGGCGCACCGCGACCTCGCGCAGGCGTACCACGACCTCGACACGGTGCGCGCGACGCGCAGCCACCGGATCGCGACGGGGCTGTCGTCCGTGGCGGGCCGGCTGCGCCTCGCCCGGCGCTGA
- a CDS encoding dTDP-4-dehydrorhamnose 3,5-epimerase family protein — protein MQVRELAVPGALELTPRLFGDDRGVFLEWFRGADLAEALGHRFELAQANLSVSSAGVLRGIHFADVPPGQAKYVTCPKGAVLDVVVDIRVGSPTFGQWDSVLLDDVDRRAIYLPEGMGHAFLSLEDGSTVAYLCSAPYAPGREHGIHPLDAEIGIAWPTEGRDGRPLTHLLSLKDAEAPTLTEAQAQGLLPEAQDVAAFLASLDG, from the coding sequence ATGCAGGTGCGTGAGCTCGCCGTCCCCGGTGCGCTGGAACTGACCCCCCGACTGTTCGGTGACGACCGGGGCGTGTTCCTCGAGTGGTTCCGCGGTGCGGACCTCGCCGAGGCGCTCGGCCACCGGTTCGAGCTGGCGCAGGCAAACCTCTCCGTGTCGTCCGCCGGCGTGCTGCGCGGCATCCACTTCGCCGACGTGCCCCCGGGCCAGGCCAAGTACGTGACGTGCCCGAAGGGCGCCGTCCTCGACGTGGTCGTCGACATCCGCGTCGGGTCGCCGACGTTCGGGCAGTGGGACTCGGTCCTCCTCGACGACGTCGACCGCCGCGCGATCTACCTGCCCGAGGGCATGGGTCACGCGTTCCTCTCCCTCGAGGACGGCTCGACCGTCGCCTACCTGTGTTCCGCGCCCTACGCGCCGGGCCGCGAGCACGGCATCCACCCCCTCGACGCCGAGATCGGGATCGCCTGGCCGACCGAGGGCCGCGACGGGCGCCCCCTGACGCACCTGCTGTCCCTCAAGGACGCCGAGGCCCCGACGCTGACCGAGGCGCAGGCCCAGGGCCTGCTCCCCGAGGCGCAGGACGTCGCCGCATTCCTCGCCTCGCTCGATGGCTGA